The genome window ATGCAGGGGCAGAAGTAATTGGCATTAGTGGAGATAGCCCCCAATCTCACCAACAGTTTGCCAAGAAATATGACCTTCCTTTCATCTTACTCAGTGATCAAGGAAACAAAGTAAGGAAATTATTTGGAGTACCCTCTACCCTATTTATCCTTCCTGGTAGAGTTACCTACGTCATCGACAAAGAAGGTATCGTCAAACATATTTTTGACTCCATGCTAGACTTCAACGCTCACGTTGGCGAAGCCATAAAAACCATCAAATCCATGTAACAGTAAACAAGGGGTTTAAACCCCTTGCCAACAAACCTTGTAAATTATTAATACAGTACTTCTCTAACACCTAATACCCAATCTACTGAGCCTTAATATTATCAATTACTTCCCGTAAATGGTCAGGACTAGCATGGTAAACCTCATTGCAAAAATGACAAGTAGCCTCGGCGCCGCCATCGGTGACAATCATATCCTCTAACTCATCCACCCCCAACATTTTCAAAGCCCCTAACATACGGTCAAAAGAGCAACTACAATCAAACCTAACCATTTGTACTTCGGGGAAAATATGTAAACCAAAATCTCCCAACAAATCATTAAAAATATCAGTCAAACCTTTACCCTGTCTAAGTAGAGGAGTAAAACCTTTTAATTGCCCTACTCGCTCTTCCAAAGTAGCAATTAAATCCTCATCATGGGAAGCCTTGGGTAATACCTGCAATAACATTCCCCCAGAAGCCGTTACTCCATCTTTGCCCACAAATACTCCCACCAATAAAGCCGAGGCGGTTTGCTCAGAATTGACTAAATAACTGGCGATGTCTTCCCCTACTTCCCCAGATACAAGCTCAACGGTACTAGAATAGGGATAACCATACCCCACGTCTTTGATTACATACAAAAAACCTTCATTACCTACGGCCTTGCCAACATCTAATTTTCCCATGGCATTGGGAGGTAATTCTACTGAAGGATTAGCCACATAACCTCTCACTGTGCCATCCATCCCTGCATCAACTAAAATGCCTCCTAGAGGGCCATTTCCCTTAATTTTTATATTAACTCTTGAGCCTTCTTGTTTCATACTAGAAGCCAGTAACAACCCTGAAGACATTGCCCTTCCTAGGGCTGCGGTGGCAACATAGGAAAGGTTGTGTCTATCTTTGGCTACTTGCACACTTTTGGTGGTGATTACTCCTACTGCACGAATACCACCATCGGCGGCGGTTGCTCTAATTAATTGATCTGCCATTTGTTTACATTTCTCAACATTTACTCATTTTATTATCGATTATTGACGGGAAAATCGCCAAAAAGATTAAGCTGAAAATAGTTCAAAAATTAGCAGTTGGTTTATTTTTTGATAAAAGTATATTAGTAATTATCCTTTTTTTCTAATTTATCTTGTTTTATTGTAGCAGTTATTATTTTTATTGAAATACTATATAAAATGTTTTTTTTTAGTTCATATAATTGAAATGTCAATAACTTATTATAAAAGCATATTTTAATAAAATCAGGTCAATTATGCTAACAAAGCTATCGTTATCTTGTTATAAATAAATAAGCTATGATGGCTATTTTAAATCTATTTTTTTGTTTTTTATTAATTTTTAAATCCTTAAAATGAGTGATAATCAGAGTAATTTAGAGTCTTTAAGTCGTATTCAAATTTTAGTTTTTATGGGGGTAACGGCGGTTATTTTTCTTTTAATCGCCCAAATTTGGCATCGGGCAGGATCGATCGCCCTTATCCCTGTACAATTCACTGTATCAGCTATAATCACGGGAATATTGTTAGGAATCGGAGTTTTGTTAGCCAGTGCGCTGTTAAGCAAATTTTGGACTCCCTACCGTGTCAGTGCGGAAAAATATATGAATCTGATTGTATCTCCTCTCATCATCCCTGATTTAATTTGGGTGGGTTTGTTACCCGGGTTGAGTGAAGAATTATTATTTAGGGGAGTGATGATTCCAGCCTTTGGTTATGGTTATGGTGCGATCGCCATTTCGAGTATTCTTTTCGGTGTCTTGCATCTCAGCGATGCCCAAAACTGGCATTATGTCCTTTGGGCGACTATCATTGGCTCTATTCTCGGATATAGCGCCTATGCCACCGATAATCTTTTAGTACCCATCACCGCCCATATCCTAGTTAATTTTAGCTCTAGTTTAATCTGGAAATTGAACCAAAATCGAGAGTTACAATAAAGAATAGAATAACAACCATAAATTGAGAATGCAACTACATCAATCTACTTGGCAAGAAGTCGAAACATATTTATCCCAATCTAAAGGTATTATTATTCCTATTGGCTCCACTGAGCAACACGGGCCCACAGGATTAATAGGCACCGATGCCATTTGTGCGGAAAAAATAGCTGACGGGGTAGGCAAAGAAGCCTCCGCCATGGTAGCGCCCACCATCAATGTAGGCATGGCATTACATCATACCGCCTTCCCCGGCACCATTAGCCTACGCCCTAGCACCCTCATTTTGTACGTCAAAGACTATCTAACATCCCTTGTAAGGGCTGGGTTTCAGAGTTTCTTTTTCATTAATGGCCATGGGGGTAATATCGCCACCCTCAAAGCAACTTTTTCTGAGTGTTATAATCATTTTGCCACCCTCAATATTCCAGACCATGAAAATATAAAATGTACTGTAGCTAATTGGTTCATGGTTCGGGATGTATATATGTTAGCAAAAGAATTGTATGGCGATCAAGAAGGTTCTCACGCTACCCCCTCAGAAGTGGCCCTAACCCAGTTTGTTTACCCCGATATGATAAAGACAGCCCCCTTAGAAAAAGACGTGGCAAAAGGGCATCCTATTTATGGAGCGAGTAATTTTCGCAGGTGCTACCCTGATGGTAGAATGGGATCAAATCCTAGTTTAGCAACACCAGAACATGGTCAAAGATTTTATGAGTTAGCGGTTAAAAGTTTAAATCAAAGTTATCTCGAATTTATTAGTTAAACAGGTTTGGGTAGGTTAATTTTTTAGATTTAAGTATAAATGAAATCATATTTGGCGGCGGCAGTTTGCATGACAAGCACTCCTGATGTGGAGGCAAATCTCAATCAGGCAGAAGAGTTAATCGAGTTGGCAGTTAATCAGGGGGCGAAGTTGATTGGCTTGCCTGAAAATTTCTCTTTTTTAGGTAGAGATGAAGAAAAAATTGCCCAAGTGGAAACTATTGCCACCAAAAGCGAAAAGTTTTTGATTCGTATGGCCCAGCGTTTTCAGGTTACTATCCTTGGGGGTGGTTTTCCTACTCCCCTTGAGGGCGATCGCACTAAGGCATATAATACAGCTATGCTAGTGGATGCTAACGGTACGGCATTGGGCTGTTATCACAAGACACACCTATTCGATGTCAATGTACCTGATGGTAACAATTATCAAGAATCAAAAACCGTCATGGCAGGGGATGACTTACCCCCCGTATGTGGCACTGAAGACTTAGGAAAAATAGGGCTTTCCATCTGTTACGATGTTCGTTTTCCCGAGGTGTTTCGTCACCTTTCCCGTCAAGGGGCAGAAGTTATGTTTATTCCTGCGGCCTTTACTGCCTATACTGGAAAAGACCATTGGCAGGTATTATTACAAGCAAGGGCCATCGAAAATACTTGTTATGTGGTAGCCCCAGCCCAAACAGGAAATCATTATGCCCGTCGTTGTAGCCATGGCCATGCGGTAATAGTAGATCCTTGGGGTAGTATAATCGCTAGTACCGGCTCTCAAATTGGGGTTGCCATCGGTGAGATTAATCCTCAGCGTTTACAACAGGTGCGTTTACAGATGCCTAGTTTACAACATCGGGTTTTTAGTTAACCTCAGTATGTCCGTAAAAATTTTAGAAGGAATTAATCTAGGACAAAAAATAAATACCCGTTGGCTATTTGTCATAACCTTTGCGATCGCTTCTGCCAGTGCATTAGGTACATTAGGGGTAGTATTATTAACATGGATAGCCCTTACCACCCTCAACCATCAACTAAAAATAGAGATTATCAATAGTCACCGCAAAAAATAGGCGTTGCTTAATTAACGAGATGAAACATAGTTAAAGCACAATAAGCATTTGATGACGTTCAAAATATGATTACTATTGCCCGTTGCCCATTCCCCACCTTCATGACTCACTTTTTCACCAACTCCTAATTACTTTCCAAGCCAGTTTTTCTCCATTAACAACTCCGCAATTTGTACCGCATTAAGGGCAGCCCCCTTACGAATTTGATCACCGCATAACCATAACTCAATATTATTAGAGCTAGATATATCTTGACGGATTCTGCCCACCAATACATCATCCTTACCCGTCGCATCTATGGGCATAGGGAAATAATTATTCGCCCAATCATCCACCAAAGTTACTCCCTCAGCTTCACCAATAGCTTTTTTAGCCTCATCCACCGCAAAAGGTTGTTCAAACTCTAAATTAATCGCCTCCGAGTGCGCTCGTAAAACAGGCACACGAATACAAGTAGCACTAATGCGAATACCGCTATCGCCAAAAATCTTTCTAGTTTCATTAACCATCTTCATCTCCTCCTCACAGTAATGATTATCGAGGATAGGGGAATTGTGAGGAAATAAATTAAAAGCGAGGGGATAAGGCAATATTTCAGGTTTAGGGGTTTGCCCATCCAGAATAGCTTGAGCTTGATTTTTCACCTCCTCCATTGCCATCGCCCCTGCCCCACTAGCAGACTGATAGGTGGATACAATAATCCGTTTAATGGGTTGAATTAAATGTAAAGGATAAATAGCAACCCCCATCAAAATAGTTGTACAGTTAGGGTTTGCAATAATTCCTTGATGTTTTTGGGCATCATGGGGATTAATTTCGGGTACTACCAAAGGCACATTTTCATCCATACGAAAAGCACTGGAATTATCAATCATCACCGCCCCAGCATCAACGATCGCCCTTGCCCATTTTTTAGAAGTAGAACCACCCGCAGAAGCCAAGACAATATCCACGTCATCAAAGGAATTTTCTGTCACCTCTTCTATGGTTAGGGATTGATCTTTAAATTGAATAGTTTTTCCCGCAGAACGACTAGAAGCAAGGAGTTTCAACCCAGATAAAGGGAAATTACGCTCCATTAATAGGTTAATAATTTCCGTTCCTACTGCCCCTGTGGCTCCTAAAATGGCGACTCGAATATTGTTAGACAACTATTTTTCCTCCTTGATGATGATAATTTTTTGTTCTTGACCAAAAAAAGTGTGTTATTTTTAATAATATTACAGTTATGCTGGATAATTATGTCTAAATTTTCTTGGTTACTAACTAAATAATCTGAAAAATTATTAGGGTGCGCTCTCATAAATGTTAATCCCTAAGAGTTAAGGCACATTGCAAATATCAAAAAATATACGACGTTGCGTAATCATGGTATGAAATATTATTACCATTCCCCGTTCCCTATTCCCTGTTCCCCACCTTCACGACTTCACTTTCAGCACACCCTAGTTACAAAGAATCAATAATAGTAAAAATTTCTCGCTCAAAAGTCACTTGGGCGCGATTAGTTTTCCCCCCAATGAAAGTAGAATCATCTTTTTCCAACACCCACACCTGAGAGAAAGAAACATAACTCATGACCACTCCCACCATCAAAAGAGCAAAACCAAAGTAAACTATAGGTACTCCAGGATCAGCTTTTATTTGTAAACCCGTAGAGCCAATTAAGTCCAACACCTTCAGATTAACGCCGTTTACCTCCACAGGCATCCCCGGGCGAGTCGCCCCCACCAATTGCCCTGACATATCATAAATAAACATAGTACCCTGTAAGTCTTTGGTAATCAGAGATACTCCATTGCTCATATCAGGGCTAGTAGGTATCCATGTACCCCAGATGCGCCCTGTGCCTTTGGTGTCTAATTCTGCCATGGGTAGTTGAAAAATAGGGCTATTATTTAATTGTACTTTTACCCCCGAAATGCCCCAACTGGTTTGATAAAAAGTAACTCCTTTGTACCTTAAGGGTTCATTAACAAAGATAGTTTTTTTGTCTAATTCTTTGCCTTCTTTATCTACAATAGAAAGGTCAGAATAAAATTGATCTACTGCTCCTTGAGGGGTATAATCAATTCTGAAATCATTTACTTTTACTGAAAAATCTTGAGGTTTTTTAAGATTAGTTAATGCCCCTGCTTCGATAAAATTTTTGATGGTAAAGGTTTGTCCTTCGGCGATCATTTCTTGGGCAAAAAATCCTGTAAATGCTCCCCAAATTGCCCCGAGTAAAATAAATATCATCCCTACATGAACTATGATAGGGCCTACTCTACCAATTATTCCTTTCTGGGCATATAAACTATTATTATCTTGATTAATTTTATATCCCTTTTTAGTTAAACTATCTTTGATTTCTGTTAAGCCATTAACTGATAATTCGGCGCTAAGGGTTAATTTATTAAACTCTCTTGGCTGACGATAATATTTCCAGATTTTAGCAGCTTTGAGGGCTGGTAATTGACGGCGAAATGTACAAGCAATAAGGCTAGTTCCAAAAAGTACCAAGATAGAAACATACCACCATGTAGTATAAACATGATCAAAACCTAAATTGAGTAATAATTTCCATGTAAAAAAGCCCCATAACGCAGGATTTTCTGGGTAGTTTTCTTGATAGTAAGATAAGCCTTGATTTTGCTCGATGACAGTGCCACTAATGCTAAAAAGTGCGATCGCCAATAACAGTATAATAGCTAATCTTAGGTCAGCCACTACCGCTAGGAGTTTACGGGAAAATTTACCAATTTGACTACTAAGGGATAAGGACGAAGAAATGCTCATAAATCAATAGCTTCAAAACTCTCTTAAACATCTAGGATACCACGGGAAGCCATTGCTTTGGGTGAAAACTCTGTGGGTAAATTTAACAAAATGATGAACAAACAAATACAGACCCTACTATAATCAGATTAGCTAAAAAAATGACATTATTAAGTATTAGTAAAAAAAATATGCCTTTATTAACTACAGGAAAAACATTTATTCGTGATTTAGAAAAAACAGGGGCATTAGCAGTATATGCTCCCCTAGAAGGTGGTTTTGAAGGACGTTATCAAAGAAGATTACGCACCAATGGCTATAATACCATGAACTTTTCTGCCCGAGGATTAGGGGATTTAAGTGCATATTTAATGGGTGTCCATGGGGTACGCCCTGCCCATTTAGGCAAGAAAAACATCGGGCAAGAAGGTGCTGTGGGGCCTACTTATTTTGTACCACCCATGGCATTATCTCAGGTAGAAAATTTACCACCCAAGTCCAAGGGTTTAGTTTTATG of Cyanobacterium sp. HL-69 contains these proteins:
- the resB gene encoding cytochrome c biogenesis protein, which produces MSISSSLSLSSQIGKFSRKLLAVVADLRLAIILLLAIALFSISGTVIEQNQGLSYYQENYPENPALWGFFTWKLLLNLGFDHVYTTWWYVSILVLFGTSLIACTFRRQLPALKAAKIWKYYRQPREFNKLTLSAELSVNGLTEIKDSLTKKGYKINQDNNSLYAQKGIIGRVGPIIVHVGMIFILLGAIWGAFTGFFAQEMIAEGQTFTIKNFIEAGALTNLKKPQDFSVKVNDFRIDYTPQGAVDQFYSDLSIVDKEGKELDKKTIFVNEPLRYKGVTFYQTSWGISGVKVQLNNSPIFQLPMAELDTKGTGRIWGTWIPTSPDMSNGVSLITKDLQGTMFIYDMSGQLVGATRPGMPVEVNGVNLKVLDLIGSTGLQIKADPGVPIVYFGFALLMVGVVMSYVSFSQVWVLEKDDSTFIGGKTNRAQVTFEREIFTIIDSL
- the asd gene encoding aspartate-semialdehyde dehydrogenase Asd translates to MSNNIRVAILGATGAVGTEIINLLMERNFPLSGLKLLASSRSAGKTIQFKDQSLTIEEVTENSFDDVDIVLASAGGSTSKKWARAIVDAGAVMIDNSSAFRMDENVPLVVPEINPHDAQKHQGIIANPNCTTILMGVAIYPLHLIQPIKRIIVSTYQSASGAGAMAMEEVKNQAQAILDGQTPKPEILPYPLAFNLFPHNSPILDNHYCEEEMKMVNETRKIFGDSGIRISATCIRVPVLRAHSEAINLEFEQPFAVDEAKKAIGEAEGVTLVDDWANNYFPMPIDATGKDDVLVGRIRQDISSSNNIELWLCGDQIRKGAALNAVQIAELLMEKNWLGK
- a CDS encoding peroxiredoxin Q/BCP, whose translation is MSALKIGDRIPNFTLPSASGENVNIGDFISQKYLVIYFYPKDDTPGCTAESCAFRDSYEVFTDAGAEVIGISGDSPQSHQQFAKKYDLPFILLSDQGNKVRKLFGVPSTLFILPGRVTYVIDKEGIVKHIFDSMLDFNAHVGEAIKTIKSM
- a CDS encoding putative amidohydrolase Nit, whose protein sequence is MKSYLAAAVCMTSTPDVEANLNQAEELIELAVNQGAKLIGLPENFSFLGRDEEKIAQVETIATKSEKFLIRMAQRFQVTILGGGFPTPLEGDRTKAYNTAMLVDANGTALGCYHKTHLFDVNVPDGNNYQESKTVMAGDDLPPVCGTEDLGKIGLSICYDVRFPEVFRHLSRQGAEVMFIPAAFTAYTGKDHWQVLLQARAIENTCYVVAPAQTGNHYARRCSHGHAVIVDPWGSIIASTGSQIGVAIGEINPQRLQQVRLQMPSLQHRVFS
- a CDS encoding creatinine amidohydrolase — encoded protein: MQLHQSTWQEVETYLSQSKGIIIPIGSTEQHGPTGLIGTDAICAEKIADGVGKEASAMVAPTINVGMALHHTAFPGTISLRPSTLILYVKDYLTSLVRAGFQSFFFINGHGGNIATLKATFSECYNHFATLNIPDHENIKCTVANWFMVRDVYMLAKELYGDQEGSHATPSEVALTQFVYPDMIKTAPLEKDVAKGHPIYGASNFRRCYPDGRMGSNPSLATPEHGQRFYELAVKSLNQSYLEFIS
- the hslO gene encoding molecular chaperone Hsp33, with product MADQLIRATAADGGIRAVGVITTKSVQVAKDRHNLSYVATAALGRAMSSGLLLASSMKQEGSRVNIKIKGNGPLGGILVDAGMDGTVRGYVANPSVELPPNAMGKLDVGKAVGNEGFLYVIKDVGYGYPYSSTVELVSGEVGEDIASYLVNSEQTASALLVGVFVGKDGVTASGGMLLQVLPKASHDEDLIATLEERVGQLKGFTPLLRQGKGLTDIFNDLLGDFGLHIFPEVQMVRFDCSCSFDRMLGALKMLGVDELEDMIVTDGGAEATCHFCNEVYHASPDHLREVIDNIKAQ
- the ndhN gene encoding NAD(P)H-quinone oxidoreductase subunit NdhN, with the protein product MPLLTTGKTFIRDLEKTGALAVYAPLEGGFEGRYQRRLRTNGYNTMNFSARGLGDLSAYLMGVHGVRPAHLGKKNIGQEGAVGPTYFVPPMALSQVENLPPKSKGLVLWIIEGFVLSRQEKEYLANLSKIEPKIKVILELGGERYFRWQPLSDVISTVA